From Medicago truncatula cultivar Jemalong A17 chromosome 7, MtrunA17r5.0-ANR, whole genome shotgun sequence, a single genomic window includes:
- the LOC25499155 gene encoding sulfate transporter 3.1 produces the protein MGNGDYAYPSSMNVESVHRVAIPPHQPFFESLKYSVKETLFPDDPLRKFKNQPASRRFVLALQHFLPILEWAPQYTLQFLKSDLIAGITIASLAIPQGISYAKLANLPPILGLYSSFIPPLVYAMMGSSRDLAVGTVAVGSLLMASMLGREVNPIENPKLFLHLAFTATFFAGALQLSLGLFRLGFIVDFLSHAAIVGFMGGAATVVCLQQLKSILGLEHFTHQADLVSVMRSVFTQTREWRWESAVLGCCFIFFLLVTRYFSKRQPRFFWVSAMAPLTSVILGSILVYLTHAEKHGVQVIGELKKGLNPPSATDLVFVSPYIGTAIKTGLITGIIALAEGIAVGRSFAMFKNYHIDGNKEMIAIGTMNIFGSLTSCYLTTGPFSRSAVNYNAGCKTAASNIVMAIAVMLTLLFLTPLFHYTPLVVLAAIIVSAMLGLIDYEAAIHLWKIDKFDFLVCFSAYFGVVFGSVEIGLIIAVAISVLRVLLFVARPRTFVLGNIPNSGAYRNVEHYQNAHHVPGILILEIDAPIFFANASYLRERITRWINEEEERIEGAGKTSLQYVIMDMTAVANIDTSGISMLEEFKKTVDRKGLQLVMVNPGSEVTKKLNKSKFLDEIGHKWVYVTVEEAVGVCSFMLGTHKANHMKDESEGLNSV, from the exons ATGGGTAATGGTGATTATGCTTACCCTTCAAGCATGAACGTTGAGAGTGTGCACCGTGTGGCTATACCACCACATCAACCATTTTTTGAGTCTCTAAAGTATTCTGTGAAAGAGACTTTATTCCCAGATGACCCATTGAGAAAGTTCAAGAACCAACCAGCTTCAAGGAGGTTTGTGCTTGCTCTTCAACATTTCTTGCCCATCTTGGAGTGGGCCCCACAATACACCCTTCAGTTCTTGAAATCAGACCTTATTGCTGGGATCACCATTGCTAGTTTGGCTATTCCTCAAGGCATTAGTTATGCAAAGCTTGCTAACCTTCCTCCAATTCTTGGACTTT ATTCAAGCTTTATACCACCGTTGGTGTATGCAATGATGGGTAGCTCAAGAGATTTGGCGGTGGGAACTGTGGCGGTTGGATCACTTCTGATGGCATCTATGTTGGGTCGTGAAGTTAATCCAATTGAGAACCCAAAGCTTTTTCTACATCTTGCTTTCACAGCTACATTCTTTGCTGGAGCTCTACAGTTATCACTTGGCCTCTTTAG GTTAGGGTTTATTGTGGATTTTCTGTCACATGCAGCCATTGTAGGGTTCATGGGTGGAGCAGCCACAGTAGTTTGTCTTCAACAATTAAAATCGATTCTAGGACTTGAACATTTCACACATCAAGCTGATCTTGTGTCAGTTATGCGTTCTGTTTTCACTCAAACTCGTGAG TGGAGGTGGGAAAGTGCAGTGTTGGGATGTTGCTTTATATTCTTCCTCCTCGTCACAAGATACTTC AGCAAACGACAACCAAGGTTCTTTTGGGTGTCAGCAATGGCGCCTCTGACTTCAGTTATATTGGGAAGTATATTGGTTTATCTTACTCACGCTGAGAAACATGGCGTTCAAGTG ATAGGGGAATTGAAGAAGGGACTAAATCCACCTTCAGCAACAGATTTGGTGTTTGTGTCACCTTATATAGGCACGGCCATCAAAACTGGACTCATTACTGGTATAATAGCTCTTGCG GAAGGAATAGCAGTGGGAAGAAGCTTTGCAATGTTCAAAAATTACCATATTGATGGCAATAAAGAAATGATAGCTATTGGTACCATGAATATTTTTGGTTCATTAACCTCTTGCTACCTCACAACAG GACCGTTTTCGCGTTCGGCTGTGAACTATAATGCTGGGTGCAAGACTGCAGCATCAAACATTGTAATGGCAATAGCAGTGATGTTGACATTATTATTCCTAACACCTTTGTTTCATTACACTCCTCTAGTGGTACTAGCAGCCATAATTGTATCTGCAATGCTTGGACTCATTGATTATGAAGCAGCAATCCATTTGTGGAAAATtgacaaatttgattttttagtatGCTTCAGTGCATATTTTGGAGTTGTTTTTGGCAGTGTTGAAATTGGCTTAATAATAGCA GTTGCAATATCTGTACTTAGAGTACTTTTATTTGTTGCAAGGCCTAGAACATTTGTTTTAGGGAACATTCCAAATTCTGGTGCTTACAGAAATGTAGAACATTATCAAAATGCACATCATGTTCCTGGAATACTAATTCTTGAAATTGATGCACCAATATTTTTTGCTAATGCAAGCTATTTAAGAGAGAG GATCACAAGGTGGATTAATGAAGAGGAAGAGAGAATTGAAGGTGCAGGGAAGACAAGCTTGCAGTATGTTATAATGGATATGACTG CTGTAGCAAACATTGATACAAGTGGAATAAGCATGCTTGAAGAGTTCAAGAAGACGGTCGACAGAAAAGGGCTACAA CTCGTTATGGTCAACCCTGGAAGCGAAGTGACGAAGAAGTTGAACAAATCAAAGTTCCTTGATGAAATAGGACATAAATGGGTTTATGTGACAGTTGAAGAAGCTGTTGGAGTATGCAGCTTCATGCTTGGTACACACAAGGCTAACCACATGAAAGATGAATCAGAAGGTTTGAACAGTGTGTAA
- the LOC112416416 gene encoding protein ANTAGONIST OF LIKE HETEROCHROMATIN PROTEIN 1, whose translation MAPIQKKPKKKTKYKHKQVSLVVPVEPKTNEVDWWESFWHKNSTAPGYSVPNDESQGFKYFFRVSETTFEYICSLVREDLISRPPSGLINIEGRLLSVEKQVAIALRRLASGESQVSVGASFGVGQSTVSQVTWRFVEALEERAKRHLNWPDSDRMQEIKSGFEALYGLPNCCGAIGATHVVMTLPAVQTSDDWCDQEKNYSMLLQGIVDHEMRFIDIVTGLPGGMTFSRLLKCSTFFKLSQNGERLNGNVRNLGGDMIREYVVGGYSYPLLPWLMTRYETSGGSDSMSTFNHKHEAARLLAVRALSLLKGSWKILSKVMWRPDKKKLPSIILTCCLLHNIIIDCGDTLDPEVALSDHHDSGYREQYCKQVDPSGRTVRENLAKHLRHGMQLDAHGTSATSVHLI comes from the exons ATGGCACCCATCCAGAAGAAACCAAAGAAGAAGACAAAATACAAACACAAACAAGTGAGCTTGGTTGTTCCTGTTGAACCCAAAACCAATGAAGTTGATTGGTGGGAATCTTTCTGGCACAAAAATTCTACTGCCCCAG GATACTCGGTACCTAATGATGAGTCACAAGGGTTTAAGTATTTCTTCAGGGTGTCAGAGACTACATTTGAATACATATGTTCTCTTGTGAGAGAGGATCTTATATCAAGGCCTCCATCAGGGCTTATCAACATAGAAGGAAGGCTGCTTAGTGTTGAGAAACAGGTTGCTATTGCTCTTAGAAGGTTGGCATCCGGCGAATCTCAAGTCTCGGTTGGAGCTTCTTTTGGAGTTGGCCAGTCGACGGTTTCACAGGTTACTTGGAGATTTGTTGAGGCGCTTGAGGAACGTGCTAAACGTCATCTGAATTGGCCTGATTCCGATAGAATGCAGGAAATTAAGTCTGGTTTTGAAGCGTTGTATGGTTTGCCTAATTGTTGTGGAGCTATTGGTGCAACACACGTCGTGATGACACTTCCGGCTGTTCAAACCTCGGATGATTGGTGTGATCAAGAGAAGAATTACAGCATGTTGTTACAAGGAATTGTTGATCATGAAATGAGGTTCATTGACATTGTGACAGGTTTGCCTGGGGGAATGACATTTTCACGATTATTGAAGTGTTCAACATTTTTCAAGCTCTCACAAAACGGGGAGCGTTTGAATGGAAATGTTAGAAATTTAGGTGGAGATATGATAAGAGAATATGTAGTTGGTGGGTACAGTTAtcctcttcttccatggcttaTGACGCGTTATGAAACTAGCGGTGGATCAGATTCAATGTCCACTTTTAATCACAAACACGAAGCTGCAAGACTACTTGCGGTGAGGGCACTTTCACTGTTGAAGGGGAGTTGGAAAATCCTTAGTAAGGTTATGTGGAGACCTGATAAAAAGAAACTGCCAAGCATTATCTTGACATGTTGTTTGCTTCATAATATCATTATTGACTGTGGAGACACCTTAGATCCAGAGGTTGCATTGTCTGACCATCATGATTCTGGATACCGAGAACAGTATTGCAAGCAAGTTGATCCTTCAGGAAGAACCGTGCGAGAAAATTTGGCCAAGCATTTACGACATGGAATGCAATTAGATGCTCATGGTACTTCTGCTACCTCTGTCCATCTTATTTAG